The Zobellia alginiliquefaciens genome contains a region encoding:
- a CDS encoding homoserine kinase: MEEIKVFCPATIANVSCGFDVLGVALDNVGDEMVVRKTQEKGIRITKLEGQELPIETLQNVAGVAGLALLEKSDYTGGFEIEIYKKIKAGSGIGSSAASSTGAVWAMNELLGKPFSTQELVQFAMEGERLASGVAHADNVAPALFGGFTLVRSYTPLDIVPIHTPSDLHATVIHPQIEVKTSDSRKILKTNITLADGIKQWGNVGGLIAGLYTEDYDLIGRSLEDHIVEPIRSILIPGFDQVKSEALKAGALGSGISGSGPSIFAFSKGIETANKVATAMKEVYKNIGIDYDVHVSKINSEGIKTIQ; encoded by the coding sequence ATGGAGGAAATCAAAGTATTTTGCCCAGCTACAATTGCCAATGTTTCTTGTGGGTTTGACGTTCTCGGGGTTGCCCTAGATAATGTGGGTGACGAAATGGTGGTTAGAAAAACCCAGGAAAAAGGGATTCGAATCACAAAATTGGAAGGTCAAGAGTTACCCATAGAAACGCTTCAAAACGTGGCCGGCGTAGCCGGTTTGGCACTCTTGGAAAAAAGTGATTACACGGGCGGATTTGAAATAGAGATATACAAAAAGATAAAAGCCGGAAGTGGTATAGGGAGTAGCGCAGCAAGTTCAACAGGAGCCGTGTGGGCCATGAACGAACTTCTGGGCAAACCTTTTTCAACACAAGAACTCGTTCAATTTGCCATGGAAGGCGAACGATTGGCAAGTGGCGTAGCCCATGCGGATAATGTGGCTCCTGCACTATTTGGTGGTTTTACATTAGTGCGCAGCTATACGCCTTTGGATATAGTTCCAATTCATACACCAAGTGATTTGCACGCAACCGTAATCCATCCACAGATAGAAGTTAAAACCTCTGATTCCCGTAAAATACTGAAAACCAATATTACCTTAGCAGACGGCATTAAACAATGGGGAAATGTAGGCGGACTCATAGCCGGACTATATACCGAAGATTACGACCTCATCGGGCGTTCTCTGGAGGATCACATTGTTGAACCCATTCGTTCAATTCTTATACCTGGTTTTGACCAAGTCAAAAGTGAGGCTTTAAAGGCCGGTGCTTTAGGTTCTGGCATTTCGGGCTCTGGCCCGTCTATTTTTGCGTTCAGCAAAGGCATAGAAACCGCTAATAAAGTGGCAACGGCAATGAAAGAAGTGTACAAGAACATCGGCATTGATTATGATGTTCATGTTTCTAAAATTAATAGTGAAGGAATTAAGACCATACAGTAA
- the thrC gene encoding threonine synthase, with protein sequence MNFYSLNKKAPEVSFKDAVIQGIAPDKGLYFPERIEPLPPRFFENITDLTNHEIAFNAIHQFVSKEIPNDKLREIIAKVLDFDFPVVEIEENVATLELFHGPTMAFKDVGARFMANCLGYFSEGEKQDVTVLVATSGDTGGAVANGFLGVDGVRVVILYPNGKVSDIQERQLTTLGQNITALKVDGTFDDCQKMVKTAFLDEALLEKMQLTSANSINVARWLPQLFYFLFAYKQAKSQGKEIVFSIPSGNFGNVCAGMVAQRLGMPVKHFIASTNVNDTVPEFMKTETYNPKPSTATISNAMDVGDPSNFIRIRHLYQDNFETLKENLSSYSFTDDETRETMKKIHSESGYVADPHGAVGYLGLKKYQESHPDVYGIFLETAHPVKFLDVVEETIGQTVTIPGQIKKVMDKEKKSISIKEYEELKQYLLNR encoded by the coding sequence ATGAATTTTTACAGTCTAAATAAAAAAGCACCCGAAGTTTCTTTTAAGGATGCCGTTATACAAGGGATTGCACCTGATAAGGGTTTATATTTCCCCGAACGGATAGAACCGTTACCTCCCCGTTTCTTTGAAAACATAACGGATTTAACAAACCATGAGATTGCGTTTAACGCTATTCATCAGTTTGTTTCTAAGGAGATACCGAACGATAAGCTTCGTGAAATTATAGCCAAGGTTCTCGATTTTGATTTTCCCGTTGTAGAAATTGAAGAAAACGTAGCCACATTAGAGCTTTTTCACGGTCCTACCATGGCATTTAAAGATGTGGGAGCACGGTTTATGGCCAACTGCCTTGGTTATTTCTCGGAAGGCGAAAAACAAGACGTGACGGTTTTAGTAGCTACTTCTGGTGATACTGGCGGTGCTGTTGCCAATGGATTTTTAGGCGTGGATGGTGTTCGTGTCGTAATTTTATATCCAAACGGAAAAGTTAGCGACATTCAAGAACGACAATTAACCACTTTAGGACAAAATATAACCGCTCTTAAAGTTGATGGTACGTTTGACGATTGCCAAAAAATGGTTAAAACTGCTTTCTTGGATGAAGCACTTCTTGAAAAAATGCAGTTGACATCCGCCAACTCTATTAATGTGGCACGGTGGCTTCCACAGTTGTTCTATTTCCTTTTTGCTTATAAACAGGCTAAATCCCAAGGAAAAGAAATTGTCTTTTCAATTCCTAGCGGAAACTTTGGAAATGTATGTGCCGGTATGGTCGCTCAACGTTTGGGTATGCCCGTAAAGCACTTTATAGCTTCAACCAATGTGAACGATACGGTGCCTGAGTTTATGAAAACTGAGACGTACAATCCAAAGCCATCTACAGCAACGATTTCCAATGCCATGGATGTAGGTGACCCGAGCAATTTTATTCGCATTAGACACCTGTACCAAGACAATTTTGAAACCTTAAAAGAAAACCTTTCGTCCTACTCCTTTACGGATGATGAAACTAGGGAGACCATGAAGAAAATACATAGCGAAAGTGGTTATGTAGCGGATCCCCATGGCGCAGTTGGCTATTTGGGATTAAAAAAATACCAAGAGTCGCATCCTGATGTTTATGGTATTTTCTTGGAAACCGCCCATCCCGTAAAATTCTTGGACGTTGTAGAAGAAACTATTGGACAAACGGTTACTATCCCTGGGCAGATTAAGAAAGTGATGGATAAAGAGAAGAAATCCATATCAATTAAAGAATACGAAGAACTAAAACAATATCTGTTGAACAGATAA
- a CDS encoding YebC/PmpR family DNA-binding transcriptional regulator — MGRAFEFRKARKMKRWSAMSKAFTRIGKDIVMAVKEGGPDPDSNAKLRAVIQNAKSVNMPKDNVERAIKRASDKSLGDYKEVLFEGYAPHGIAILVETATDNNTRTVANVRSYFNKCDGSLGTSGSVEFMFDHTCNFRIPAEGIDPEELELELIDFGAEEVFVDDDGILIYAPFESFGAIQKELENREIEILSSGFERIPQVTKQLTEEEAADVEKLLEKIEEDDDVQNVYHTMQE; from the coding sequence ATGGGAAGAGCTTTTGAATTTAGAAAAGCACGTAAAATGAAGCGTTGGTCAGCAATGTCCAAAGCTTTTACACGTATTGGCAAAGACATTGTAATGGCAGTAAAAGAGGGTGGACCAGACCCAGATTCTAATGCCAAATTAAGAGCGGTTATACAGAATGCCAAATCTGTTAACATGCCTAAGGACAATGTAGAACGTGCTATTAAAAGAGCTTCGGATAAAAGTCTTGGTGATTATAAAGAAGTGCTTTTTGAAGGTTACGCACCGCATGGCATTGCTATATTGGTTGAAACCGCAACGGATAATAATACAAGAACCGTTGCCAATGTTCGTAGTTATTTTAATAAATGCGATGGTAGTTTAGGAACATCAGGTTCGGTAGAATTTATGTTTGACCATACCTGTAATTTCAGAATTCCCGCTGAAGGTATTGACCCTGAAGAACTAGAATTGGAACTTATAGATTTTGGTGCAGAAGAGGTTTTTGTTGATGATGATGGAATCTTGATTTACGCCCCTTTTGAAAGCTTTGGAGCTATTCAAAAAGAATTGGAAAACAGAGAGATTGAAATTCTATCTTCCGGATTTGAGCGTATTCCACAAGTAACCAAACAACTTACGGAAGAAGAAGCTGCCGACGTTGAGAAGCTTTTAGAAAAAATTGAAGAGGATGATGATGTACAGAATGTATATCATACCATGCAGGAGTAA
- a CDS encoding DUF7133 domain-containing protein, translating to MSKSLLPITTILAIVFLSSCTQKKKGSEEKLQTQDTLVVNKNDPTLKALSPEESMKSMEMQPGYSLELVAAEPMVQEPVLVVWDGDGKMYVAEMNTYMQDADFTGEGEARSRVVCLEDTDGDGKMDKRTVFADNLLLPRMVLPMGGRVVIGETNTTDLYVYEDTDGDGKADTKELIFEGGKRGGNMEHQPSGLIWNMDNYLYTTYNQYRQRYKDGKIYSEKVPAGNGQWGVSQDDYGKVWYVNAGRELGPLNFQQILQYGPLSLKGEGKDLWQTVWPIDKIPDTQGGRKRLRNDNTLNHFTGTCGPAIFRGDRLPEEVQGELFFCEPVGRLIRRSQIDDSSGKTILSNPYEKDKGEFIRTTDAYFRPVNMSTGPDGCLYIVDMYRGIIQQGNWTKPGSYLRSVIDTLDMAKVINNGRIYRIVHKDYKRDTNKPQLLQKTAKELVGYLSHPNGWWRSTAQKLIVLKQDKSIIPELKSIVLSSSNELEKMHALWSLEGIGVVDKEIIKQIVDGGEDNMMIQAMRVAEASILDGNKEYLKIFEGLRIHDNPKVVIQYALTLKRCMKEAAEKKLVAIKDMHKGKDGLQEYFSSLIHTYEAQRTRIAEAQRQKENRPVFEMGQNNYNNLCASCHAQNGRGTKSGGLTLAPSFFRSQIIGIENPDAIIGVALHGLKGPLRGEKYGADVMTPLKSNDDKYIASVLSYIRNTFGNRASYITPEQVAKVRKETKDREMYTEAELIKMDTTYAKAVERMTKK from the coding sequence ATGAGTAAATCACTCCTGCCAATAACTACCATATTGGCAATTGTTTTTTTAAGTTCTTGTACGCAAAAGAAAAAAGGCTCTGAAGAAAAATTGCAAACCCAAGACACATTGGTTGTAAATAAAAACGATCCAACCCTTAAGGCCCTAAGTCCTGAGGAGAGTATGAAAAGTATGGAAATGCAACCTGGTTACAGTTTAGAACTGGTTGCAGCTGAGCCCATGGTGCAAGAACCTGTTCTTGTGGTTTGGGATGGAGACGGTAAAATGTACGTTGCCGAAATGAATACTTATATGCAAGATGCAGATTTTACCGGAGAGGGTGAGGCTAGATCCCGCGTGGTTTGCCTAGAAGATACGGATGGTGATGGTAAAATGGATAAGCGTACGGTTTTTGCAGATAATCTTTTGCTGCCAAGAATGGTACTACCTATGGGTGGTCGCGTAGTCATAGGTGAAACGAACACCACAGACCTCTATGTTTACGAGGATACGGATGGAGATGGTAAAGCGGATACAAAAGAATTGATATTCGAAGGAGGCAAACGAGGGGGGAATATGGAGCATCAGCCGTCGGGTTTAATTTGGAATATGGATAATTATCTATACACTACTTACAACCAATATAGGCAACGTTACAAAGATGGAAAAATTTATAGTGAAAAAGTCCCGGCAGGAAACGGTCAATGGGGAGTTTCGCAAGATGATTATGGTAAGGTATGGTACGTAAATGCAGGTAGGGAGCTTGGTCCGTTAAATTTCCAACAGATCCTTCAATATGGGCCGTTGTCATTAAAAGGAGAAGGTAAAGATTTATGGCAAACCGTATGGCCAATAGATAAGATTCCGGATACCCAAGGAGGGCGTAAGCGTTTAAGAAATGATAATACGCTGAACCACTTTACCGGTACGTGTGGTCCTGCTATTTTTAGAGGTGATCGTTTGCCCGAAGAGGTGCAAGGGGAATTGTTTTTCTGTGAGCCGGTCGGGCGTTTGATCCGCCGTAGCCAAATAGATGATTCCAGTGGAAAGACAATCCTTTCAAATCCATATGAAAAGGATAAAGGAGAGTTTATACGTACAACGGATGCCTATTTTAGACCTGTTAACATGAGTACCGGTCCTGACGGTTGTTTGTACATAGTAGATATGTATAGGGGAATTATCCAGCAGGGAAACTGGACCAAGCCTGGATCGTATTTGCGTAGCGTGATAGATACGTTAGATATGGCAAAAGTGATCAACAATGGTAGGATTTACAGGATTGTACATAAAGATTATAAAAGGGATACCAACAAACCACAGCTTTTGCAAAAGACAGCAAAAGAACTAGTTGGTTATCTGAGCCATCCAAACGGATGGTGGCGTTCAACTGCACAAAAATTAATCGTCCTCAAACAGGATAAATCAATAATTCCCGAATTAAAAAGTATTGTACTTTCCAGTTCCAATGAACTAGAAAAGATGCATGCATTATGGAGTCTTGAAGGTATAGGGGTTGTTGATAAAGAAATTATCAAGCAAATCGTTGATGGTGGAGAAGATAATATGATGATTCAGGCAATGCGAGTTGCCGAAGCATCTATTCTTGATGGGAATAAAGAATACCTTAAGATTTTTGAAGGTCTCAGAATACATGATAACCCCAAAGTGGTTATACAGTATGCACTTACACTAAAACGATGCATGAAGGAAGCGGCAGAAAAGAAACTTGTGGCCATTAAGGATATGCATAAGGGTAAAGACGGGCTTCAAGAGTATTTCTCATCCTTGATTCATACGTACGAAGCACAGCGTACGCGTATTGCCGAAGCTCAAAGGCAAAAGGAGAATAGACCGGTTTTTGAAATGGGTCAAAACAATTATAACAACTTATGCGCTAGTTGCCATGCACAAAATGGAAGGGGAACCAAATCAGGAGGCCTTACTTTGGCGCCATCGTTCTTTAGAAGCCAAATTATTGGCATTGAAAACCCAGATGCGATTATTGGTGTGGCACTGCATGGATTAAAAGGGCCTCTTAGAGGTGAAAAATATGGAGCGGATGTCATGACGCCTTTAAAATCCAATGACGACAAGTATATAGCTTCCGTACTGTCTTATATTAGAAATACTTTTGGTAACCGAGCTTCATACATAACTCCGGAACAGGTGGCGAAAGTACGTAAAGAAACGAAGGACCGTGAAATGTACACAGAAGCCGAACTAATTAAAATGGATACGACCTATGCCAAAGCGGTTGAACGAATGACGAAGAAATAG
- a CDS encoding sugar nucleotide-binding protein: MEIKKILILGGSGFIGNAIYKELNPYFNTFATYNSARRSFDKNQQFLKYDMEEDDIYSILENLKPQVIISAVRGNFAAQITAHQHIVEYLKDNDCRLYFISSANVFDAYRKYPSYEHDKTLSESVYGRFKIKIENMLLRLPQKKMGILRVPMIFGNGSPRIKDIKKYIWDNEPVEVFPNLVLNVTNDDKLTQQIHYLINRDKTGIFHLGSKDLVHHEDFIKEVVERIGEFTPIYKRVFTTNEERYLAVLPKDNKLPKNLHFGYQDIIDHHVMR; encoded by the coding sequence TTGGAGATTAAAAAAATTTTAATACTTGGGGGAAGCGGCTTTATAGGTAACGCTATTTATAAGGAACTAAATCCTTATTTCAATACGTTTGCCACCTATAATTCCGCAAGGAGGTCATTCGATAAGAATCAGCAATTCTTAAAATATGACATGGAAGAGGATGACATTTATAGCATTCTCGAAAATCTAAAACCGCAAGTTATTATCTCTGCCGTGCGAGGCAATTTTGCCGCTCAGATTACGGCGCACCAACATATTGTAGAATATTTAAAAGATAACGATTGCCGCCTTTATTTTATTTCTTCGGCGAATGTCTTTGACGCCTATAGAAAATACCCATCGTACGAGCACGACAAAACCCTTTCCGAAAGTGTGTATGGAAGGTTTAAGATAAAAATAGAGAACATGCTATTAAGGCTACCTCAGAAAAAAATGGGCATACTACGTGTACCGATGATTTTTGGGAATGGTTCTCCAAGAATAAAAGACATAAAAAAATACATTTGGGACAATGAGCCGGTTGAAGTTTTTCCAAACCTAGTTTTGAACGTGACCAATGATGACAAGCTTACCCAACAAATTCATTACCTTATCAACCGAGATAAAACGGGAATCTTTCATCTAGGCAGTAAAGACCTTGTTCACCATGAAGATTTTATAAAAGAAGTAGTTGAGCGCATTGGTGAATTCACACCTATCTACAAACGGGTATTTACAACTAACGAAGAACGCTATCTGGCAGTGCTTCCAAAAGACAATAAATTGCCTAAAAATTTACATTTCGGTTATCAGGACATCATTGATCACCATGTAATGCGATAG
- a CDS encoding aminopeptidase P N-terminal domain-containing protein — protein sequence MIRHIYSIVALLLVPLSIIAQGEPTDFLSSDFHKGRREAVRSMMPQNSVAVFFANAVRNRANDVDYVYHQDPNFYYLTGYKEPNAVLVLFSEEQQIAGTSDNEILYVQERDPRAEQWNGKRLGVEGAKGKLGFTTVFNGSAFKDVNIDFKNFDKVLFFDFENDYRDSRDEADLYDLIQTFKTKANYPADYDSSKDRFYSMITSTDVENSANVAQTLGRYLSRDKELQKDELISGFVNANDDKLRSEIKEKVTLKLDANNLNSSMLGEIMATLRETKSAEEMELLKKAIEISAVGQIEVMKAMHPNMSETEIQGVHEYVYKKYGAEYEGYPSIVGGGHNGCILHYIENNKMKVGNDLVLMDLGAEYHGYTADVTRTIPANGKFSKEQKLIYDIVYDAQEAGIKESVLGAPFQAPGQAASKVVTAGLMKLGIIKKEEDARIYFPHGTSHYLGLDVHDAGTYQPFQENTVITVEPGIYIPEGSDCDEKWWGIAVRIEDDILITKNGPVNLSAMAPRKAEEIQKVMKQPSPLDKFELPTLN from the coding sequence ATGATAAGACACATTTATTCAATCGTAGCCCTATTATTGGTTCCCTTGTCTATAATAGCTCAAGGCGAACCCACTGATTTTCTTTCCTCGGATTTTCATAAGGGCAGGAGAGAGGCTGTTCGCAGTATGATGCCCCAGAATAGCGTGGCCGTATTTTTTGCGAATGCCGTGCGTAATCGAGCAAATGATGTGGATTATGTGTATCACCAAGACCCTAATTTTTATTACCTAACGGGATATAAGGAGCCTAATGCGGTGTTGGTTCTCTTTTCGGAAGAACAACAAATTGCAGGCACCAGTGATAATGAAATATTATATGTTCAGGAAAGGGACCCACGGGCCGAACAATGGAACGGAAAACGATTAGGGGTTGAGGGGGCAAAGGGTAAACTTGGTTTTACAACTGTTTTTAACGGAAGTGCCTTTAAAGATGTCAATATCGATTTCAAAAATTTTGATAAAGTACTTTTCTTCGATTTCGAGAACGATTATCGCGATTCTAGAGATGAAGCGGATCTATATGACCTGATTCAAACCTTTAAAACGAAAGCCAATTATCCAGCGGATTATGATAGTTCAAAGGATCGCTTTTATTCTATGATTACTTCTACCGATGTTGAGAACAGTGCTAATGTAGCTCAGACATTAGGTCGATATCTTAGCAGGGACAAAGAGTTGCAAAAAGACGAACTGATCAGTGGTTTTGTAAATGCGAACGATGATAAATTAAGAAGTGAAATTAAGGAGAAAGTAACGCTTAAGTTAGATGCCAATAACTTAAACTCGTCAATGCTAGGTGAAATTATGGCAACACTTCGTGAAACTAAATCTGCAGAGGAGATGGAACTTCTGAAAAAAGCTATTGAAATTTCTGCGGTGGGTCAAATCGAGGTAATGAAAGCCATGCATCCAAATATGTCCGAAACGGAGATACAAGGGGTCCATGAGTATGTGTACAAAAAATACGGTGCGGAATATGAAGGTTATCCATCTATTGTAGGAGGGGGGCATAACGGCTGTATTTTACATTATATTGAAAACAACAAGATGAAGGTTGGTAATGATTTGGTGTTGATGGATTTAGGAGCTGAGTATCACGGATATACAGCCGACGTAACCAGAACCATACCTGCAAACGGGAAATTCTCGAAAGAGCAAAAATTGATATATGACATAGTTTATGATGCTCAGGAAGCAGGAATCAAAGAGAGTGTTTTAGGAGCTCCGTTTCAGGCTCCAGGACAAGCGGCAAGTAAAGTGGTAACTGCAGGTTTGATGAAGTTGGGAATTATTAAAAAGGAGGAAGATGCTAGAATTTATTTCCCTCATGGAACCTCTCACTATTTGGGGTTAGATGTGCATGACGCAGGCACGTATCAACCATTTCAAGAGAATACGGTAATTACGGTTGAACCTGGAATTTATATTCCAGAAGGCAGTGATTGCGATGAAAAGTGGTGGGGAATTGCCGTACGTATAGAAGACGATATTCTTATTACAAAAAATGGCCCCGTGAATCTTTCCGCTATGGCGCCAAGAAAGGCAGAAGAAATTCAAAAAGTAATGAAGCAACCGAGTCCGTTGGACAAGTTTGAACTTCCAACTTTAAACTAA
- a CDS encoding glutaminase: MIDYQSIIDKIVTHSKEATNRGEVASYIPELANVSPQKFGIHILDANKNNYSSGEALEGFSIQSISKVLTLAFSFGLVGADLWKRVDVEPSGDPFNHLSLLEQENGIPRNPFINAGAIVIADILVSELKNPKEEFLNFIQELTNDPSIRYNEEVALSEKRTGYKNYAAASLLKSYGNLNNDVEAVLDFYFFQCSLEMNCQQLTSAFYIFMNHGKCQRGKMYLTMNQVKRINALMLTCGFYDEAGEFAFEVGLPGKSGVGGGIVALLPNTYCVATWSPGLNPKGNSKLGMAALEELTTKTGHSIF; encoded by the coding sequence ATGATAGATTATCAATCCATAATAGATAAAATTGTAACTCATTCTAAAGAAGCAACCAACAGAGGCGAGGTAGCTTCTTATATACCCGAACTTGCTAATGTAAGTCCGCAGAAATTCGGTATTCATATTCTTGATGCAAACAAGAATAATTATAGTTCGGGAGAGGCGTTAGAAGGTTTTTCCATTCAAAGTATTTCCAAAGTTTTAACGCTTGCCTTTTCTTTTGGGCTAGTAGGTGCTGATCTGTGGAAAAGGGTTGACGTTGAGCCTTCTGGTGACCCGTTCAACCACTTATCACTTTTAGAACAAGAGAATGGCATCCCAAGAAACCCTTTTATTAATGCCGGTGCCATAGTTATTGCAGATATACTCGTTTCAGAATTAAAAAATCCCAAAGAAGAGTTTCTGAATTTTATTCAAGAGCTAACAAATGACCCTTCTATTCGCTATAATGAAGAGGTTGCATTATCTGAAAAAAGAACAGGATATAAGAATTACGCTGCTGCCAGTTTGTTAAAATCTTACGGCAACCTAAATAACGATGTGGAAGCAGTCCTTGATTTCTATTTCTTTCAATGTTCGCTAGAGATGAATTGCCAGCAGCTCACCAGTGCTTTTTATATCTTCATGAACCACGGCAAATGCCAAAGAGGAAAAATGTACCTTACCATGAATCAGGTAAAGCGTATAAATGCATTAATGTTAACGTGTGGTTTTTATGATGAAGCAGGTGAATTCGCTTTTGAGGTCGGGTTACCTGGTAAAAGTGGCGTTGGCGGCGGTATCGTAGCCTTGCTTCCCAACACCTATTGTGTTGCCACTTGGTCCCCTGGTTTAAACCCTAAGGGAAATTCCAAACTAGGCATGGCAGCACTGGAAGAACTAACCACCAAGACGGGACACTCAATTTTTTAA
- a CDS encoding 1-acyl-sn-glycerol-3-phosphate acyltransferase, with protein sequence MQKLASFIYFKVMGWKMVGNFPSHLNKFVIAVVPHTSYVDFFLGLLIRKVWDEQINFVGKKSLFTFPFGYIFRRLGGEPIDRSKNNDMVSATVKVFQKREKFRLTIAPEGTRKKVDKWKTGFYYIAKGAQVPIVLVAFDFGKKQVKISEPLFTTADKEADFAVYQEFFKGVEGKVSR encoded by the coding sequence ATGCAAAAACTGGCAAGTTTTATATATTTTAAGGTGATGGGCTGGAAAATGGTGGGCAATTTCCCAAGCCATTTAAACAAATTCGTCATCGCGGTTGTCCCGCACACCAGTTATGTCGATTTTTTTCTAGGATTGCTTATCCGAAAAGTATGGGATGAGCAAATCAACTTTGTAGGTAAGAAAAGCCTTTTTACATTTCCTTTCGGTTATATTTTTAGACGTTTAGGAGGTGAGCCTATAGATCGTAGCAAGAATAATGATATGGTTTCGGCCACGGTAAAGGTTTTTCAAAAGCGGGAGAAATTTAGATTAACAATTGCTCCTGAAGGCACCCGGAAGAAAGTTGATAAATGGAAAACGGGTTTTTACTATATAGCCAAAGGAGCTCAGGTACCTATTGTTTTAGTCGCTTTTGACTTTGGGAAAAAGCAAGTCAAAATTTCAGAACCATTATTTACTACCGCAGATAAAGAGGCCGATTTTGCAGTCTATCAAGAATTTTTTAAAGGGGTAGAAGGTAAAGTATCCAGATAG
- the gcvT gene encoding glycine cleavage system aminomethyltransferase GcvT, producing the protein MKNTALTQTHEALGAKMVPFAGYNMPVSYEGVNIEHETVRKGVGVFDVSHMGEFLIEGPKALDLIQKVSSNDASKLTISKAQYSCLPNETGGIVDDLIVYHIKEETYLLVVNASNIDKDWAHISKYNEEIGATMRNISDGFSLLAIQGPKAVEAMQSLTSVDLAEIKFYNFVVADFAGIEHVIISATGYTGSGGFEIYCKNSEAQQVWDKVFEAGADFGIKPIGLAARDTLRLEMGYCLYGNDIDDSTSPFEAGLGWITKFTKDFVNSEALAKIKAHAPERKLIGFELDERGIPRQGYDIVDGQGNKIGVVTSGTMSPSLGKGIGLGYVPQVFSEVGYKINIQVRKKAIPATVVKPPFYKA; encoded by the coding sequence ATGAAAAATACTGCCTTGACCCAGACCCATGAAGCCTTAGGCGCTAAAATGGTTCCCTTTGCGGGATATAATATGCCCGTATCTTACGAGGGTGTAAATATTGAACATGAAACAGTACGTAAAGGCGTAGGTGTTTTTGATGTTTCGCATATGGGTGAGTTTTTAATCGAAGGCCCAAAAGCCCTTGATTTAATTCAAAAAGTATCTTCTAATGATGCTTCTAAACTTACTATTAGCAAGGCTCAGTATAGCTGCCTGCCCAACGAAACAGGGGGAATTGTTGACGACCTTATCGTATATCACATAAAGGAAGAAACATATCTGTTGGTAGTCAATGCATCGAATATTGATAAAGATTGGGCACACATTTCAAAATACAACGAGGAGATAGGTGCGACCATGCGCAATATTTCCGATGGGTTTTCACTTTTGGCCATTCAAGGTCCAAAGGCTGTTGAAGCCATGCAATCACTAACCTCAGTAGATTTAGCCGAAATTAAGTTTTATAATTTTGTTGTTGCCGATTTTGCAGGAATTGAACATGTTATCATTTCCGCTACCGGATATACAGGTTCTGGAGGATTCGAGATTTATTGCAAGAACAGCGAAGCACAACAAGTATGGGACAAGGTTTTTGAAGCTGGAGCTGATTTTGGCATTAAACCTATAGGTCTTGCCGCTCGTGATACTCTGCGTCTTGAAATGGGTTATTGTCTCTATGGAAACGATATAGATGACAGTACTTCTCCCTTTGAAGCAGGCTTGGGCTGGATTACCAAATTCACTAAAGATTTTGTCAACAGCGAAGCATTGGCCAAAATAAAAGCACACGCCCCAGAACGCAAACTCATCGGTTTTGAATTGGATGAAAGAGGCATTCCCAGACAGGGTTATGATATAGTGGACGGGCAAGGGAATAAAATAGGAGTAGTGACCTCCGGAACGATGTCTCCCTCTTTAGGAAAAGGAATCGGTTTAGGTTATGTGCCCCAAGTTTTTTCTGAAGTCGGCTATAAAATAAACATTCAGGTACGCAAAAAAGCAATACCTGCAACCGTAGTTAAGCCTCCGTTTTATAAAGCATGA
- a CDS encoding 4a-hydroxytetrahydrobiopterin dehydratase encodes MKKLSEQEIESQLAKLSGWEYVDGAIETSFEFKDFKDAFSVMTRIAFECEAQEHHPDWSNVYNSLNIKLNTHDAEGITEKDFKLAHSIEEIIESE; translated from the coding sequence ATGAAAAAACTATCTGAACAAGAAATTGAAAGTCAACTTGCGAAACTTAGCGGTTGGGAATATGTAGATGGTGCTATTGAAACCTCTTTTGAATTTAAAGATTTTAAAGATGCTTTTTCCGTCATGACACGAATTGCCTTTGAATGCGAAGCGCAAGAACACCACCCCGATTGGAGCAATGTTTACAACTCATTGAATATTAAGCTCAACACCCATGATGCAGAGGGTATTACCGAAAAAGATTTTAAACTCGCTCACAGCATTGAAGAAATTATAGAAAGTGAATAG